One region of Streptomyces sp. CG4 genomic DNA includes:
- a CDS encoding amino acid adenylation domain-containing protein → MPDNSVVNSAFATLLEAFASSVKNFPQRVAIKFGEQVLTYEDLDLRSDVLAADIQERTSLPGRPIAILLERSPEMVIAAIAVLKTGSCYVPLDPESPAARLEVILEDAAPALVLTSDALVRTVPAGHAVLSLDKGRNDDPNRVDKPFLPPVVAPSDRAYIIFTSGTTGRPKGVQVTHENVVRLFAVTDPLFGFGPDDVWSMFHSFAFDFSVWEIWGALLHGGTVVIVPGDAAKDPQRFRALLRDERVTMLSQTPTAFAQLMAEESRNEDRLPLRYVVFGGEALNFSDLAPWFEKYGDSAPELVNMYGITEITVHATHRRVTREDLGREGSLIGVPLPDLDILLLGEDLGPVPDGETGEIVVTGPGVALGYLARPELTAERFVDVSDTDGRTVRGYRSGDLARRLPDGELEYRGRRDEQVKLRGFRIELGDIETALTSLPAVGQATVAVKNVDGERELVGYVVPADGAAPDEPTLRGRLSELLPAYMVPVAFVTLNALPMTVNGKLDRAALPEPDQALPEHRNVGGSGPADGASPRSLREELLCELFAQVLNRPSVNPDDDFFALGGHSLMAIRLVNRIRAAVGLEVAVKDLFEARTPAALAATGATDSSRPALRPRPRPRDGRIPLSYAQQRLWFLQQVHVGSPAYHIPHALHLTGRVDTDALGAALRDVVLRHEVLRTVYPEQDGTPYQHILPPDGVGSPLAVSHTTQDHLDAQVTATARAAFDLAVDLPLRAHLFVLGEEKSVLLLVLHHIAGDGWSLEPLVRDLADAYTARLSRRAPDWAPLPVQYADYAGWQQELLGDEETPDTRLSRQLTFWTEALQGSTEELDLPFDRPRPTAADFSGDLVGIDLDPDLHRAIAQLARTTGTTVNMVLQAAVAGLLTRLGAGTDLPIGIAVAGRTDDVLSNLVGFFVNSLVLRADTSGDPSFVELLQRVRTLSLAAFDNEDLPFERLVEALNPTRSASRHPLFQVMIASQNDMPDDFGLPGLSVDACPVSGGTAKFDLSFKFNERRDHDGNLLGIGGGLEFSSALFDRTTAEAIAGRLDRLLRAVCATPGSRLSQVDILSGAERRLLSEWNDTAPVPAVLPDTAAAMVERQAGLTPDAVALIQRNTRWTYRELDERANQFAHRLSELGVGAESRVALSMSRGPEAVAAILGIWKARAAYVPLDPEHPAERRAFMFADSGASVLLTETGLAGDLDLPATAHVLLVDGDERLRTAAKDRPASVASASDLAYIIYTSGSTGTPKSVMIEHRGVVSRLYDVVDRFRVTPEDTSLQITALGFDPSVRELFAPLSAGAAVALLPPEGARDPRTVIDEIRTVRPSVILFIVPSLLEAVLAEGADPAVFSCLRLVATGGEALRAPEARALLENWGCEVLNQYGPTENTMMSCVHTVRPEDLRTRIPVGRPLSGTRVYVLDEHLGPVPPGVTGEVYLAGVGVGRGYLGRAGLTSAHFVADPFGAPGERMYRSGDLARRLPDGSLDFVGRADGQVKLRGFRIELGEIEEVLAEHPAVSRAAVIVREDQPGDPRLAAYVVPAGDGPVPSPGQLRDHLSGRLPDYMVPAAYVEMETLPLRGNGKLNRALLPRPSLAGTAGSRTPRNPREEVMCGLFAEVLGVPHVGIDDDFFQLGGHSLLAARLISRVRTVLGLELSMRSFFEAPTVAGLAERAGVDSGADALEVVLPLRTGGDLPPLFCIHPGGGLAWSYASFMKYVPPGMPFYGIQARGLLHPDDMPATVEEMAAAYVAEIRRIQPEGPYHLLGWSFGGIVAFDMATRLQADGAEIGLLAMLDCYPGVPDHYRVDEQNMVAALLDPSRPGVVPQAGSKEVADVLEVLKQDTGALASLTEDQLVALLTAMSHNRHIVKDHVPGRYDGDLLFFLATEGRIEGAPMPDVWEQYVSGAVRWHAVDSTHTAMNQPESLAQMGPILAAALADLHAADRSRTQGDAR, encoded by the coding sequence ATGCCGGACAATTCTGTCGTCAACTCTGCATTCGCTACGCTCCTCGAAGCCTTTGCGTCGTCTGTCAAGAATTTTCCTCAACGCGTCGCCATAAAATTCGGAGAACAGGTCCTCACCTATGAGGATCTCGACCTCCGATCCGATGTGCTGGCGGCGGACATCCAGGAACGGACTTCCCTCCCGGGCCGGCCGATCGCCATCCTGCTGGAACGGTCCCCGGAGATGGTGATCGCGGCGATCGCGGTCCTCAAGACCGGTTCCTGCTACGTCCCGCTGGACCCGGAGTCCCCGGCCGCGAGGCTCGAGGTGATACTCGAGGACGCGGCGCCCGCGCTCGTCCTGACCTCGGACGCCCTGGTGCGCACAGTGCCGGCTGGGCATGCGGTCCTGTCCCTGGACAAGGGCCGCAACGACGACCCGAACCGCGTCGACAAGCCCTTCCTGCCGCCCGTGGTCGCTCCGTCCGACCGCGCGTACATCATCTTCACTTCCGGAACCACGGGGCGCCCCAAGGGCGTTCAGGTCACGCACGAAAACGTTGTGCGGCTGTTCGCCGTCACCGACCCGCTGTTCGGCTTCGGGCCGGACGACGTCTGGTCCATGTTCCACTCGTTCGCATTCGACTTCTCCGTGTGGGAGATATGGGGGGCGCTGCTTCACGGTGGAACCGTGGTGATCGTTCCGGGCGACGCGGCAAAGGATCCGCAGAGATTCCGCGCGCTGCTGCGTGACGAGCGGGTGACGATGCTCAGCCAGACGCCCACGGCTTTCGCTCAGCTGATGGCCGAGGAGTCCCGGAACGAGGACAGGCTTCCGCTCCGATACGTGGTTTTCGGCGGAGAGGCACTCAATTTCTCCGACCTGGCCCCCTGGTTCGAGAAGTACGGAGATTCCGCCCCGGAACTCGTCAACATGTACGGCATCACCGAAATCACGGTGCACGCCACGCACCGGAGGGTCACGCGGGAGGATCTCGGCCGGGAAGGCAGCCTCATCGGCGTTCCGCTTCCCGATCTCGACATCCTTCTCCTGGGCGAAGACCTCGGGCCCGTACCCGACGGGGAGACCGGGGAGATCGTGGTCACCGGCCCCGGCGTGGCCCTGGGCTACCTCGCTCGGCCGGAGCTGACCGCGGAGCGCTTCGTCGATGTCAGCGACACGGACGGCCGCACCGTGCGCGGCTACCGCTCGGGCGACCTGGCACGGCGCCTGCCGGACGGCGAACTGGAGTACCGCGGACGGCGCGACGAGCAGGTCAAGCTCCGGGGCTTCCGGATCGAACTCGGTGACATCGAGACCGCCCTGACCTCACTGCCGGCTGTCGGACAGGCGACGGTGGCCGTCAAGAACGTGGACGGCGAACGCGAACTCGTGGGCTACGTGGTCCCGGCCGACGGGGCGGCGCCGGACGAGCCCACGCTGCGCGGCCGGCTGTCCGAACTCCTGCCCGCCTACATGGTGCCCGTGGCGTTCGTGACGCTGAACGCGCTGCCGATGACGGTCAACGGCAAACTGGACCGGGCGGCCCTGCCGGAACCGGACCAGGCGCTGCCCGAGCACCGGAACGTCGGCGGAAGCGGGCCGGCTGACGGGGCGTCCCCGCGGTCGCTGCGCGAAGAACTGCTCTGCGAGCTGTTCGCACAGGTGCTCAACCGCCCCTCGGTCAACCCCGACGACGACTTCTTCGCCCTGGGCGGCCACTCACTGATGGCGATCCGCCTGGTGAACCGCATCCGCGCGGCGGTCGGCCTCGAAGTCGCGGTCAAGGATCTCTTCGAGGCCCGCACCCCAGCGGCGCTCGCGGCCACGGGCGCCACGGACTCCAGTCGCCCAGCGCTGCGCCCACGCCCGCGCCCTCGCGACGGCCGGATCCCACTGTCGTACGCCCAGCAGCGGCTCTGGTTCCTGCAGCAGGTCCATGTCGGCTCGCCCGCGTACCACATTCCGCATGCCCTGCATCTGACGGGCCGTGTGGACACGGACGCCCTCGGTGCGGCCCTGCGCGATGTCGTCCTGCGGCACGAGGTGCTGCGGACCGTCTACCCGGAGCAGGACGGCACGCCGTACCAGCACATTCTTCCGCCCGACGGGGTCGGCTCGCCGCTGGCCGTCTCGCACACCACCCAGGACCACCTCGACGCCCAGGTGACGGCCACGGCACGAGCGGCGTTCGACCTGGCCGTCGATCTTCCGCTGCGCGCGCACCTGTTCGTGCTGGGGGAGGAGAAGAGCGTCCTGCTCCTCGTCCTGCACCACATCGCGGGCGACGGCTGGTCGCTCGAACCTCTCGTACGTGACCTGGCGGATGCCTACACGGCGCGGCTCAGCCGCCGGGCGCCGGACTGGGCGCCGCTGCCCGTGCAGTACGCCGACTACGCCGGATGGCAGCAGGAACTCCTCGGCGACGAGGAGACACCGGACACCCGCCTGTCCCGTCAACTCACCTTCTGGACCGAGGCGTTGCAGGGCTCAACTGAGGAACTCGACCTCCCCTTCGACCGGCCCCGGCCCACTGCCGCGGACTTCTCGGGCGACCTGGTCGGCATCGACCTGGACCCGGATCTGCACCGGGCGATCGCGCAGCTGGCACGGACGACGGGCACCACCGTCAACATGGTGCTGCAGGCCGCCGTGGCCGGACTGCTCACCCGCCTGGGAGCCGGCACGGACCTGCCGATCGGCATCGCCGTCGCCGGCCGGACCGATGACGTCCTGAGCAACCTGGTCGGCTTCTTCGTCAACAGCCTGGTGCTGCGCGCGGACACCTCCGGTGACCCGAGCTTCGTCGAGCTGCTGCAGCGCGTACGCACCCTGAGCCTGGCCGCCTTCGACAACGAGGACCTGCCGTTCGAGCGGCTGGTGGAGGCCCTCAACCCGACGCGTTCCGCGTCGCGTCACCCGCTGTTCCAGGTCATGATCGCCTCACAGAACGACATGCCCGACGACTTCGGTCTGCCGGGGCTCTCGGTGGACGCCTGTCCCGTGTCCGGTGGCACGGCCAAGTTCGATCTGTCGTTCAAGTTCAACGAGCGTCGCGACCACGACGGGAACCTGCTCGGCATCGGTGGCGGCCTGGAGTTCAGCTCCGCCCTCTTCGACCGTACGACGGCCGAGGCGATCGCCGGCCGGCTGGACAGGCTGTTGCGAGCCGTGTGCGCGACGCCCGGCAGCCGGCTCAGCCAGGTCGACATCCTCTCCGGTGCGGAGCGGCGGCTGCTCTCGGAGTGGAACGACACGGCACCGGTCCCGGCCGTACTGCCCGACACCGCGGCGGCCATGGTCGAGCGGCAGGCCGGCCTGACCCCCGACGCCGTGGCCCTGATCCAGCGGAACACCCGCTGGACCTACCGTGAACTCGACGAGCGGGCCAACCAGTTCGCCCACCGGCTGAGCGAGCTGGGCGTCGGCGCCGAGAGCCGGGTCGCCCTCAGCATGTCCCGCGGCCCGGAGGCGGTCGCGGCGATCCTCGGCATCTGGAAGGCGCGAGCCGCCTATGTGCCGCTCGACCCCGAACACCCCGCGGAGCGTCGTGCCTTCATGTTCGCCGACAGCGGTGCCTCGGTCCTGCTGACGGAGACGGGCCTGGCCGGCGACCTCGACCTGCCGGCGACGGCACATGTGCTGCTCGTGGACGGTGACGAGCGGCTGCGCACGGCGGCGAAGGACCGGCCCGCGTCCGTGGCCAGTGCGTCCGACCTCGCCTACATCATCTACACCTCCGGCTCCACCGGCACGCCCAAGAGCGTGATGATCGAGCACCGTGGCGTGGTGAGCAGGCTGTACGACGTCGTCGACCGGTTCCGGGTCACGCCCGAGGACACCAGCCTGCAGATCACCGCGCTGGGGTTCGACCCCTCGGTGCGTGAGCTGTTCGCCCCGCTGTCCGCCGGCGCCGCCGTCGCCCTGCTGCCACCGGAAGGCGCGCGTGACCCGCGGACCGTCATCGACGAAATCCGCACCGTACGGCCCTCGGTCATCCTGTTCATCGTGCCCTCGCTCCTTGAGGCGGTGCTGGCCGAGGGGGCGGATCCGGCCGTCTTCTCCTGCCTGCGGCTGGTGGCCACCGGCGGCGAGGCCCTGCGCGCTCCCGAGGCACGGGCGCTGCTGGAGAACTGGGGCTGCGAGGTCCTGAACCAGTACGGCCCCACGGAGAACACGATGATGTCGTGCGTCCACACGGTACGCCCGGAGGACCTGCGGACCCGTATACCCGTGGGACGGCCCCTGTCGGGCACCCGGGTCTACGTGCTCGACGAGCATCTCGGTCCGGTCCCGCCGGGGGTCACCGGCGAGGTCTACCTCGCGGGTGTCGGCGTCGGCCGCGGGTACCTGGGGCGCGCCGGGCTCACCTCCGCCCACTTCGTGGCCGACCCCTTCGGCGCACCGGGTGAGCGCATGTACCGCAGCGGCGACCTGGCGCGCCGGCTCCCGGACGGTTCGCTCGATTTCGTCGGCCGTGCCGACGGGCAGGTCAAGCTCCGCGGCTTCCGGATCGAACTCGGCGAGATCGAGGAGGTGCTCGCCGAGCATCCGGCGGTGTCGCGCGCGGCGGTGATCGTGCGCGAGGACCAGCCGGGCGACCCGCGCCTCGCGGCCTACGTCGTACCCGCCGGTGACGGCCCCGTGCCCAGCCCCGGTCAGCTCAGGGACCACCTGAGCGGCCGGCTGCCGGACTACATGGTCCCGGCCGCGTATGTGGAGATGGAGACGCTGCCGCTGCGCGGCAACGGAAAGCTGAACCGCGCCCTGCTGCCCCGTCCGTCCCTCGCCGGCACCGCCGGCTCACGGACCCCCCGCAACCCGCGCGAGGAAGTGATGTGCGGCCTCTTCGCCGAGGTGCTGGGCGTACCGCACGTGGGCATCGACGACGACTTCTTCCAGCTCGGCGGTCATTCCCTGCTCGCCGCCCGGCTCATTTCCAGGGTGCGGACCGTGCTGGGGCTCGAACTCTCCATGCGCAGCTTCTTCGAGGCCCCCACCGTGGCCGGTCTCGCCGAGCGGGCGGGCGTGGACAGCGGAGCGGATGCGCTGGAGGTCGTACTGCCCCTGCGCACCGGAGGGGACCTGCCGCCGCTGTTCTGCATCCATCCCGGTGGGGGTCTGGCCTGGAGCTACGCGAGCTTCATGAAGTACGTCCCGCCGGGCATGCCGTTCTACGGCATCCAGGCCCGGGGACTCCTGCACCCGGACGACATGCCGGCCACCGTCGAGGAGATGGCGGCGGCCTACGTCGCCGAGATCCGGCGCATCCAGCCGGAGGGCCCGTACCACCTGCTCGGCTGGTCCTTCGGCGGCATCGTCGCCTTCGACATGGCGACCCGGCTCCAGGCGGACGGCGCGGAGATCGGCCTGCTGGCCATGCTGGACTGCTATCCGGGCGTGCCGGACCACTACCGCGTCGACGAACAGAACATGGTCGCCGCGCTGTTGGACCCCTCCCGGCCCGGAGTGGTGCCGCAAGCGGGGTCCAAGGAGGTCGCCGATGTGCTGGAGGTCCTGAAACAGGACACCGGTGCCCTGGCGAGTCTCACCGAGGACCAGCTGGTGGCACTGCTCACCGCCATGTCCCACAACCGGCACATCGTCAAGGACCATGTGCCCGGCCGGTACGACGGCGATCTGCTGTTCTTCCTGGCCACCGAGGGCCGTATCGAGGGCGCGCCGATGCCCGACGTCTGGGAGCAGTACGTCAGCGGCGCCGTGCGCTGGCACGCCGTCGATTCCACCCACACCGCGATGAACCAGCCCGAGTCACTGGCGCAGATGGGGCCGATCCTGGCCGCAGCTCTGGCCGACCTTCACGCTGCCGACCGCAGCCGTACGCAGGGGGACGCACGATGA
- a CDS encoding MbtH family protein: MTNPFDDREGRFQVLLNGQGCHSLWPVFAEVPAGWTVVHPADTREACLAYVEAHWTDLRPTATALAASPAGEGNSGA, translated from the coding sequence ATGACCAATCCTTTCGACGACCGGGAAGGCCGCTTCCAGGTACTGCTCAACGGTCAGGGATGCCACTCGCTCTGGCCCGTGTTCGCCGAGGTGCCGGCCGGATGGACCGTGGTGCACCCGGCCGACACCCGGGAGGCCTGCCTGGCCTATGTGGAGGCCCACTGGACCGACCTGCGGCCGACCGCGACGGCCCTGGCCGCGTCGCCCGCCGGTGAAGGGAACAGCGGCGCATGA
- a CDS encoding MFS transporter, producing MMGDFAILRDRAVLALFSARSVSLLGNAVAPIALAFTVLHLPGGSPSMLGVVLAARLLSQVTFVLLGGAFADRWPKLRVMVSADLGAGLSQGLAACLVITGHATPWMLAGFAALSGAAAAIFEPASRSAMPQLVSGDALQSANALLKLSMRGGSILGAALGGVLVSAIGADRTMLVPAGTFLLSALLLLTVRITDPVAPAKGGPSLARQIREGWREFTAQQWVWVMVSQLAFVNVLLAGSFYVLGPVVADRALGGASAWSTVLVAQAAGFVVGSVASMKVRPRHPAQAAALLTMGFPLSVLLMAVEAPLAAIAAATFLAGVCIDVYEVLLDTALQKHVPPEALSRVMSYESLGSFALVPLGMAGAGPVADLVGVDTALCGAAVLIMLAGPAVLLLRSVRGVTDRTDSAQTAGTETSEVTA from the coding sequence ATGATGGGCGATTTCGCGATCCTCAGGGATCGCGCGGTACTGGCGCTCTTCAGCGCCCGTTCCGTGTCACTTCTCGGCAACGCCGTCGCACCGATCGCCCTCGCCTTCACGGTGCTGCACCTGCCCGGCGGATCTCCCTCGATGCTCGGTGTGGTGCTGGCCGCGAGGCTGCTCAGCCAGGTCACGTTCGTCCTGCTGGGCGGCGCGTTCGCGGACCGGTGGCCCAAACTGCGCGTCATGGTCTCCGCCGACCTCGGCGCGGGACTCTCCCAGGGGCTCGCGGCCTGTCTGGTCATCACGGGGCATGCGACACCGTGGATGCTCGCCGGGTTCGCCGCGCTGAGCGGTGCGGCAGCGGCCATCTTCGAGCCCGCGTCCCGCTCGGCCATGCCCCAGCTGGTGTCCGGCGACGCGCTGCAGTCCGCCAACGCCCTGCTGAAGCTGTCCATGCGCGGCGGCAGCATCCTCGGCGCCGCCCTGGGCGGTGTGCTGGTCTCCGCCATCGGCGCGGACAGGACCATGCTCGTGCCGGCCGGGACCTTCCTGTTGTCGGCGCTGCTGCTGCTCACCGTGCGGATCACCGATCCGGTGGCACCCGCCAAGGGCGGCCCCTCGCTGGCCCGGCAGATCCGCGAGGGCTGGCGGGAGTTCACGGCGCAGCAGTGGGTGTGGGTGATGGTCTCCCAACTCGCCTTCGTGAACGTGCTGCTGGCCGGCAGCTTCTACGTCCTCGGTCCGGTGGTGGCCGACCGGGCCCTCGGCGGAGCGTCCGCGTGGAGCACGGTGCTGGTCGCGCAGGCGGCGGGCTTCGTCGTCGGCAGCGTGGCTTCCATGAAGGTCAGGCCGCGCCACCCCGCGCAGGCAGCAGCGCTGCTGACCATGGGATTCCCCCTCTCGGTCCTGCTGATGGCGGTGGAGGCGCCGCTCGCGGCCATCGCCGCGGCCACGTTCCTCGCCGGTGTGTGCATCGACGTCTACGAGGTGCTCCTGGACACGGCACTGCAGAAGCACGTGCCGCCGGAGGCCCTGTCGCGCGTCATGTCCTACGAGTCACTCGGATCCTTCGCACTGGTTCCGCTCGGCATGGCGGGCGCAGGTCCCGTGGCGGACCTGGTGGGGGTCGACACGGCCCTCTGCGGCGCCGCAGTACTGATCATGCTGGCCGGTCCGGCGGTTCTGCTGCTCCGTTCCGTGCGCGGTGTGACCGACAGGACGGACTCCGCGCAGACCGCCGGTACCGAGACCTCGGAGGTGACGGCATGA
- a CDS encoding thioesterase domain-containing protein, giving the protein MTAPAPVKFPRSLLRRPSQEAAARIFCFPYSGVGASMFNQWPRMIGDAEVCPVQLPARENRIRDEHFGTYEELAAVLAEDLAPYLDRPSVFFGHCAGSLPAFETALRLADKGLPTPAEVVVSAQVAPHDCPNDRFLHMTDAELSEELGQLVVARGGTPHPMLIELTLSVLHQDLDANRAYHRPTPVTVPSGITVLHWNEDPEIEPSQMHGWSAYSERVRFTGLPGAHYAFLSAPPELLRTLHSLALPEDPPPAPTAPDHEGNPS; this is encoded by the coding sequence ATGACCGCTCCCGCCCCCGTCAAGTTCCCCCGGTCGCTGCTGCGACGCCCCTCGCAGGAGGCGGCGGCCCGCATCTTCTGCTTCCCGTACTCGGGCGTCGGCGCCTCGATGTTCAACCAGTGGCCCCGGATGATCGGGGACGCGGAGGTCTGCCCCGTTCAGCTGCCCGCGCGGGAGAACCGCATCCGTGACGAGCACTTCGGGACCTACGAGGAGCTGGCCGCCGTTCTGGCCGAGGACCTGGCTCCTTACCTCGACCGGCCGTCGGTGTTCTTCGGACACTGCGCCGGGTCGCTGCCCGCGTTCGAGACGGCTCTGCGCCTGGCCGACAAGGGTCTGCCGACACCGGCCGAGGTCGTCGTATCGGCCCAGGTCGCGCCCCATGACTGCCCCAACGACCGGTTCCTCCACATGACGGACGCGGAACTGTCCGAGGAACTGGGGCAGCTCGTGGTCGCCCGGGGCGGTACACCGCATCCGATGCTGATCGAGCTGACCCTGAGCGTGCTGCACCAGGATCTCGACGCCAACCGCGCCTATCACCGGCCGACGCCGGTGACCGTTCCGTCGGGCATCACCGTGCTGCACTGGAACGAGGACCCGGAGATCGAGCCGTCCCAGATGCACGGCTGGAGCGCGTACTCCGAGCGCGTCAGGTTCACCGGACTTCCCGGTGCCCACTACGCGTTCTTGTCGGCGCCTCCCGAGCTGCTGCGGACGCTGCACTCGCTGGCCCTCCCCGAGGATCCGCCGCCCGCACCGACGGCCCCGGACCACGAAGGAAATCCGTCATGA
- a CDS encoding amino acid adenylation domain-containing protein, with protein MTDTIDALFARRAAAHPDRVAVHGTDGRLTYAELDAQAERLARLLAGSGVRPGDVVALCCERSARSIVMLLAVLKAGAVYLGLDSKQPTARRDLVLRDASVRVVLADAASATGLDGGGYTVIVAGEEQDAAHDRSSARSAPHSGSHSGSDRTAYVAYTSGSTGTPKGVCVPHRAVLRLVVDTDFISMQSTDTFLHFAPVAFDASTLEIWGALLNGATLAVAPPGDLSLGELLRFVREERVSVMWLTAGLFHRAVDAGLTDLPHLRHLLAGGDALSVAHVNRAMAALPHTAVTNGYGPTENTTFTTTHTLREPVDGTTVPIGRPIPGTGVLVLDDRLRPVPDGEPGELYATGAGLAHGYLNRPGTTAERFVANPYAETPGERMYRTGDLVRRQTDGSLEFIGRGDGQVKIRGFRIETGEVAAALTALPGVSRAEVVAQRRGSGDRRLIAYVVGAKGAKPSALEMRRRLTDILPSYAVPALVRAVDELPLTANGKVDRAALERRDTAERPEVNAEYRAPEGRLETAVVGMWSDHLGFDGIGADDDFFELGGHSLMAVTIIAELHQEFGVEISPIDFYLDPSPAGLARSVEKAGVTP; from the coding sequence ATGACCGACACGATCGATGCCCTCTTCGCCCGCCGGGCCGCCGCACACCCCGACCGCGTCGCCGTGCACGGCACCGATGGCCGGCTGACGTACGCCGAACTCGACGCGCAGGCCGAGCGGCTGGCCCGACTGCTGGCCGGCAGCGGGGTACGCCCCGGCGACGTCGTGGCACTGTGCTGCGAGCGCTCCGCCCGGAGCATCGTCATGCTGCTCGCCGTCCTCAAGGCGGGCGCCGTCTACCTCGGGCTGGACTCCAAGCAGCCCACGGCGCGCCGCGACCTCGTCCTGCGGGACGCGTCCGTGCGGGTCGTACTCGCGGACGCGGCCTCCGCGACCGGCCTGGACGGCGGCGGCTACACCGTCATCGTGGCCGGCGAGGAACAGGACGCGGCCCATGACCGGTCGTCGGCCCGGTCGGCCCCGCACTCGGGCTCCCACTCCGGCTCCGACCGCACCGCATATGTCGCGTACACCTCGGGGTCGACCGGTACGCCCAAGGGCGTGTGCGTGCCCCACCGCGCCGTGCTGCGGCTCGTCGTCGACACCGACTTCATCAGCATGCAGAGCACCGACACCTTCCTGCACTTCGCTCCCGTCGCGTTCGACGCCTCCACGCTGGAGATCTGGGGCGCGCTGCTCAACGGCGCCACCCTCGCCGTCGCCCCGCCCGGCGACCTCTCCCTGGGCGAACTGCTCCGCTTCGTACGCGAAGAGCGGGTCAGCGTCATGTGGCTCACCGCCGGGCTCTTCCACCGGGCCGTGGACGCGGGACTGACGGACCTGCCCCACCTGCGTCATCTGCTCGCGGGCGGTGACGCCCTGTCGGTCGCGCACGTGAACCGTGCGATGGCCGCGCTCCCGCACACGGCGGTGACCAACGGCTACGGGCCGACGGAGAACACCACCTTCACCACGACCCACACCCTGCGGGAGCCGGTGGACGGGACCACCGTGCCGATCGGCCGACCCATCCCGGGCACCGGCGTGCTGGTGCTCGACGACCGTCTCCGACCGGTCCCGGACGGAGAACCGGGCGAGCTCTACGCCACCGGAGCGGGCCTGGCCCACGGCTACCTCAACAGACCAGGCACCACCGCGGAGCGCTTCGTCGCCAATCCCTACGCCGAGACCCCCGGCGAGCGCATGTACCGCACGGGTGACCTGGTGCGCCGGCAGACCGACGGGAGCCTGGAGTTCATCGGCCGCGGCGACGGCCAGGTGAAGATCCGCGGCTTCCGCATCGAGACCGGTGAGGTGGCGGCCGCGCTGACCGCCCTCCCTGGTGTGAGCCGGGCCGAGGTGGTGGCCCAGCGCCGGGGTTCGGGCGACCGGCGTCTGATCGCCTACGTCGTGGGCGCCAAGGGCGCCAAGCCGTCCGCTCTGGAGATGCGCAGGCGGCTCACCGACATTCTGCCCAGCTACGCCGTGCCCGCCCTGGTGCGGGCGGTCGACGAACTGCCGCTCACCGCGAACGGCAAGGTGGACCGGGCGGCGCTGGAGCGCAGGGACACGGCTGAACGGCCGGAGGTCAACGCCGAGTACCGGGCCCCCGAAGGGCGCCTGGAGACCGCCGTCGTCGGCATGTGGTCGGACCATCTCGGGTTCGACGGGATCGGCGCGGACGACGACTTCTTCGAGCTGGGCGGTCACTCACTGATGGCCGTGACCATCATCGCCGAACTGCACCAGGAGTTCGGGGTCGAGATCTCGCCGATCGACTTCTACCTCGACCCCTCTCCCGCGGGTCTGGCCCGGTCCGTCGAGAAGGCGGGTGTCACGCCGTGA